Genomic DNA from Pistricoccus aurantiacus:
CTCGCTCCTGCAGCGCCATATCCTGCTGTTTGACCTGCACCATCAGCGTCGCCGCCAGGTGGCGGAGCTGATCGGGGGTGAGCTGGGACAGATCGGGCGGCGTGGTCATTGGGCGAGTATGCCAGCCCACTGAGGACAGCGGAATTAGCGCATCATCGAATGGCCGGGTGCCGCATTCTGTGCCACCCGGTGCGTCGCGCGTCACAGCACCGAAATGGCCCCCGCCGGACCGATACGCTGCCAGGGCAGTCCCTGTACCAGCGTCGTCACCTGCTCGGGGGACAGCGCGACCCGATCGCCGTACCAGTTACCGGCCCAGTGAAACTTGCCCTGGTTCAGGCGCCGGGCGCACAGCCAGATGCCCAGACCATCGTGAACCAGCACCTTCATGCGGTTGCCGCGCCGGTTGGCGAACAGGTAGGCACAGTGCGGTCGGGCAGCGCCGAACACCTTGACCACCCGGGCCAGCGCCGTGTCGGGACCGGCGCGCATATCCAGCGGTTCGGTAGCCAGCCAGAATTCATCGATGCGGATCACGACAGCAGTTCCCGAAGTAGCGCCCGACAGCCCTGCGCATCCGACACGGGCCACTCGATCGTCACTGTCCCCTGGGGACTCGGTAGCGAGAGGCGAATGCGCTCGGCCTCCTGACGCTGAGTCGCCACCGGGGCTGCGGTGCTGGCTATCGGCACCGGGACAAAGGCCGGCCTGTCGTTCACCGCTTCCCTGCGACGCGCCTCACGGATCCATTTGTGCACCAGGTTGGCGTTCAGGGCATGCGCCAACGCGATGCCGGCCACCGAGGCGCCGGACTGGTGGCACGCTTCGACAATCCTGGCCTTGAATGCGGCGGTAAAGCGGCGCCGCTTGCGAGGCGCCTCCAACACGCTTGACTCACTCATGATAGGTGTCCACTTAAAATAGGTGGGCACCTACTCTCTGAGAAGTCGAGGCTCAGCGGAAGGTGTGTTCAGCGGACGCATACTTACCTAGCTGATGTTACTCCTACCAAAAAGCCCTGAGCACCCGGGAAAGTGAAGGCCACTACGCTGACCGGGTACCTAGGTAAATACTCCCTCGTGGCCCTGACGCCGGTGCTGATTGCCAACTTCCGTGATACCCGCCTGAGCAGTATCGGACATCGTGGACAGTTTATTAGTGCCAATGCCGTGCAGGACGACAGCCAGCGCTGTGGAAGTCGGGGTTGTGTGCATATCAGGCGCCTATTTGCTGGAGAAACAGAGGAAGGGCGCGGGGGTCGAGCAGGATGGTAATCAACACGCCTCCAACGGCGCCGCCAAGATGGGCCTCGTGGGCGAGGCCGCCGACTTGATTTGGCCCACGATTTTGCATGGCGTAGAGCGAGAGTGCCACGAAGCCGATGGCAAACAGGATGGCGGGAATGGGGATGGCAAAGAAGAGATAGAGCATCCGAAAGGGTTCGTATAAACAGAAGGCAAAGAGCACGCCGGTGATGGCGCCCGAGGCGCCGACCGCCGAATAGCGAGCGTTACCGCGCTGGATGATCAGCGATAGGCAGTGGGCCGTGAGTTCGGAACCGAAATAGAGAACCAGGTAGCTGACTGGGCCTAGAACGATCTCGAGCCAGGGGCCGAAAAAATACAGAGTGAGCATGTTGACCAGCAGATGCGCACCATTGGCATGCACGAAGCCCGCGGTCACGAGCCGGTAAATCTCGCCATGGCGCAGAATGCGTTCGGGTTTGAAGGCCAGCCGATCAATGAGTCGAGGATGGCTCTTCAGTGCGTAAATACTGACGATGATGTTGATGACGAGCAGCGCCAGGGTGATTGGCATCTGGGTCAGATCCAGCATGAACAGGTCTCCGCGAGATGGGAATTCAATGCCATCATGGTGTCAGATTGTTAGGATGCGGTCTTGCAAGTACGTTGAAGTATGCCCTTTGAGTATTCGGTCGCGTTGAATTCACCTATGCATCTGCGCCGCAAAGGATGAATTATCGGTATGCTGCTGACCACTCTGGTGGCCTGCGCCGACGACAAGCCCGCCGAAATACCATTATCGATATTGGCATCGCAACGAGCGGCTTACGAAGACAAACGCGTTGCTACCCAGAGGATGATCTTTGAAACGCCGCGTCACTACTGGATCGAGGATGAAGGCCTGAAGCGGGTGAAGGTGTTTCCTCAGGAGCGCATCGCGCCTTATCTGGGTGAGCAGATCCGTATCGTCGGCCGATTCCAGTATGGGCAAAACGAAGGGTGCAAGCTGGAAATGACTGATCGCTGCTGAAGTTGACGTCATCTTGAACGCAAAACAAACGCCTGCCCATGTGGCCAGGCGTTTTGCATTTACTACCTAGTACAAAGGTTAGAAGTCACTCCACTCCTCGACTTCTTCCCGCGCAGGCTGTCTAGCCGACACCTGTTTCAGGATAGAGGAGGGCGCTGGGTTCTTGGTTTTGATGTCTTGCGTGACGGTAGTGGTCTCTTCACCCAGTACGAAGGAGTTGATCAAGTTGCTGAGCTGCAGGGCGTGACGGCGCATGTCTGCAGCGGCAGTGGAGGATTGCTGGACCATGGCTGCGTTCTGCTGAGTCATGCTGTCCATTTCCATCACGGCCATATTGACCTGACTGATGCCGCTGCTCTGCTCCCTGGTGGCGGCGCTGATCTCGCCGATCACGTCCGTGACCCGGGCCACGCTGGCGACGATCTCTCGCATGGTCTGGCCTGCATTGCGCACTAGCTCCGCGCCGGACCTGGTATGAGAAGTCGAGGTATCGATCAGAGTGCGAATCTCCCCGGAGGCATTGCTTGAACGACTGGCCAGCGTACGCACTTCCTGGGCGACTACCGCAAAGCCACGGCCATGTTCGCCGGCCCGAGCGGCTTCCACGGAGGCATTGAGTGCCAGGATATTGGTCTGAAAGGCGATGGCATCGATCATGGTGATGATTTCACCGATCCTGGTGGCGGAGGCGTTGATATCCTCCATGGTGCGCTCGACCTGACTCATGGCCGCTTCACCCTGGCGCGCTACATCCGCGGTGGACTGCACCAGCTGGTTGGCCTGCTGCGCGGAATCCGCGCTGTGATTCACCGTGGAGGTGATCTCTTCCATGGAAGCCGAGGTTTCCTGCAGATTGGCCGCGGCCTGCTCGGTGCGCGTGGCCAATTCTTCACTACCCTGCGCGATATCGCCGGCGGCTCGATTGACGCTGCGAGTACTGCTGCGCACTTCCTTCAGCGTGTTTTGCATGCGTCCGACGAAGGCGTTGAATTGGCGTGCCAGCTCGCTCAGTTCATCGCGCCCTTTGTCGTTTAGTCGACGGGTCAAGTCTCCTTCACCCGCGGCGATATCGCTCATTGCCTGGGTGGTACGCTGAATCGGACCAACGATAGTACGTGATAACCACAGCGCTAGCGCCAGGCCAACCCCCATTGCCAACGCGGCAATCAGCAGCGCCGAATTGCGCGCCAGCATCGACGTGGCAATATAGGTTGAACGGTCCATGGCGATCTCGACTACACCGATAGGCTCTCCAGCGTAGTCCTTGACGAGCGAGCCCATCACCGCCACCGGCTTATCCGCGACGGTGGTGTAATAAATTGGACGCTCACCGTTCAGAGCGGCTTGCTGAATGGCTGCGGGTAGTAGCGATTGCTTACCCACCGTTGAAGCGAAAGGCACCAGGCCTTCTTCCCTCAGGATTTGCAGGCCGGCTTCGACACCATATTGCTCGCCAAAATTTTCGAAGAAGGACTGTCCGAAACTCATGCCGAATTCAAGAGAGCCAACATGCCCCCCCTGATGAAATACAGGTACAAGACCGCGGATTCCCAGGCCGGCCACTCCCAGGTCCAGACCGGAAACAGGTTGCTTAGAGCGGTTGGTCTCTACGATAGTCGGACGAAGATCACTGAGGTCATCACCGAATTTTTCGGGTTTATGTACCCGCAGGAATGAGGTGGCTGGGGGCAAATGAAACTGGAACTGTTTGACACCATAGCCTTCACTTAGCGCCTTGAATCCAGATTGAAAAAGAGCCGCCAGTCGATCGCGCTGCCCGTTGGCTAATGCCTCACCCACCTCAGGAATCCCGGTCACCAAGGTACTCATCGTGGTGGCCAAGCGGGCTTCGGCATCAAGCGATGCGGTGAGACTGCCATTCAGAGCAGTGAGT
This window encodes:
- the tnpB gene encoding IS66 family insertion sequence element accessory protein TnpB (TnpB, as the term is used for proteins encoded by IS66 family insertion elements, is considered an accessory protein, since TnpC, encoded by a neighboring gene, is a DDE family transposase.), which codes for MIRIDEFWLATEPLDMRAGPDTALARVVKVFGAARPHCAYLFANRRGNRMKVLVHDGLGIWLCARRLNQGKFHWAGNWYGDRVALSPEQVTTLVQGLPWQRIGPAGAISVL
- the tnpA gene encoding IS66-like element accessory protein TnpA translates to MSESSVLEAPRKRRRFTAAFKARIVEACHQSGASVAGIALAHALNANLVHKWIREARRREAVNDRPAFVPVPIASTAAPVATQRQEAERIRLSLPSPQGTVTIEWPVSDAQGCRALLRELLS
- a CDS encoding rhomboid family intramembrane serine protease, whose protein sequence is MLDLTQMPITLALLVINIIVSIYALKSHPRLIDRLAFKPERILRHGEIYRLVTAGFVHANGAHLLVNMLTLYFFGPWLEIVLGPVSYLVLYFGSELTAHCLSLIIQRGNARYSAVGASGAITGVLFAFCLYEPFRMLYLFFAIPIPAILFAIGFVALSLYAMQNRGPNQVGGLAHEAHLGGAVGGVLITILLDPRALPLFLQQIGA
- a CDS encoding methyl-accepting chemotaxis protein → MRLNSYSIGLRVTTGFAIVLSLAIAIIVTFLLNRIDKVIQEAEHRELTALNGSLTASLDAEARLATTMSTLVTGIPEVGEALANGQRDRLAALFQSGFKALSEGYGVKQFQFHLPPATSFLRVHKPEKFGDDLSDLRPTIVETNRSKQPVSGLDLGVAGLGIRGLVPVFHQGGHVGSLEFGMSFGQSFFENFGEQYGVEAGLQILREEGLVPFASTVGKQSLLPAAIQQAALNGERPIYYTTVADKPVAVMGSLVKDYAGEPIGVVEIAMDRSTYIATSMLARNSALLIAALAMGVGLALALWLSRTIVGPIQRTTQAMSDIAAGEGDLTRRLNDKGRDELSELARQFNAFVGRMQNTLKEVRSSTRSVNRAAGDIAQGSEELATRTEQAAANLQETSASMEEITSTVNHSADSAQQANQLVQSTADVARQGEAAMSQVERTMEDINASATRIGEIITMIDAIAFQTNILALNASVEAARAGEHGRGFAVVAQEVRTLASRSSNASGEIRTLIDTSTSHTRSGAELVRNAGQTMREIVASVARVTDVIGEISAATREQSSGISQVNMAVMEMDSMTQQNAAMVQQSSTAAADMRRHALQLSNLINSFVLGEETTTVTQDIKTKNPAPSSILKQVSARQPAREEVEEWSDF